The Staphylococcus sp. KG4-3 genome has a window encoding:
- a CDS encoding DUF4064 domain-containing protein, whose amino-acid sequence MKRKAERITAWVANGLSILFLLLMILVFSFLNVPEFQETFKEMNQQQGVEMSIEAFKTSMIFQGSFLIISTILGIIGTLTIKGNRILAGCILIIAAITGIFAGNFIALILWFVVAIMLFVRKGPYDGVNQNDREFPQHNFDEQNNQRKQAEINPENEMKKKKEDDPYIY is encoded by the coding sequence ATGAAAAGAAAAGCTGAAAGAATCACAGCCTGGGTAGCAAATGGTCTAAGTATATTATTTTTGTTACTTATGATCCTTGTATTTTCTTTCCTAAATGTGCCAGAATTTCAAGAAACATTTAAAGAGATGAATCAGCAACAAGGTGTAGAAATGTCAATTGAAGCATTTAAAACTTCCATGATTTTCCAAGGTAGCTTTTTAATTATTTCAACGATACTAGGTATTATCGGTACATTGACTATTAAGGGAAATCGTATATTAGCAGGCTGCATTTTAATTATTGCAGCAATTACTGGTATATTTGCAGGAAACTTTATTGCACTGATATTATGGTTTGTTGTTGCTATCATGTTGTTTGTAAGAAAAGGTCCGTATGATGGGGTAAACCAAAATGACAGAGAGTTTCCTCAACATAATTTTGACGAGCAAAATAATCAGCGTAAACAAGCAGAAATTAACCCAGAAAATGAAATGAAAAAGAAAAAAGAAGATGATCCATATATTTACTAA
- a CDS encoding YktB family protein: protein MTQYTFKPKDFKVFTVDGLDARMEALNNHVRPQLHALGDYFSQYLETATGEVFYPHVAKHARRSVNPPKDTWVAFATNKRGYKMQPHFQIGLFENQLFIMYGVMHEAKDKAQQVTAFENQFETLKNLPNDFSISLDHMSQEKTYIHEMTDEDIYKAFKRVKEVKKGEFFVARTLAPGSEVLENDKSFLEFLEDTFEYLLKFYK from the coding sequence ATGACTCAATATACATTTAAACCTAAAGACTTCAAAGTATTTACAGTAGATGGCTTAGATGCCAGAATGGAAGCACTTAATAACCATGTTAGACCACAATTGCATGCTTTAGGTGATTATTTCTCACAATATTTAGAAACTGCTACCGGTGAAGTATTCTATCCTCACGTAGCCAAACACGCTCGTCGAAGTGTTAATCCACCTAAAGATACATGGGTTGCATTTGCAACTAATAAACGCGGTTATAAAATGCAGCCTCATTTTCAAATAGGGCTATTTGAAAATCAATTATTTATTATGTATGGTGTTATGCATGAGGCGAAGGATAAAGCACAGCAAGTTACAGCTTTCGAAAATCAATTTGAAACATTAAAAAATCTACCAAATGATTTTAGTATAAGCTTAGATCATATGAGCCAAGAAAAAACATACATACACGAAATGACCGATGAAGACATATACAAAGCATTTAAACGTGTTAAAGAAGTTAAAAAAGGTGAATTTTTCGTAGCTCGTACTTTAGCTCCAGGCTCTGAAGTACTTGAGAATGATAAGTCATTTTTAGAATTTTTAGAAGACACATTTGAATATCTATTGAAATTTTACAAATAA
- a CDS encoding inositol monophosphatase family protein yields the protein MTVYEFAKGLILEAGINVRKIMKEDIKVETKSNPNDLVTNVDKATEKYLFDNITETYPNHLVIGEEGHGHDLKDETGVVWVIDPIDGTLNFVHQKENFAISIGIYNNGNPYAGFVYDVMNDVLYHAKTGEGAYENGTLLPKIVSTPLKTSIIGINPNWLTKPKLGEVFKPIVEEARSARAYGSAALEIIHVATGKLGGYVTPRLQPWDFAGGLIILNEVGGLGTNLMGDTLSIYEPNSIVMANAQLHSELIEHHFQKNNEIIELLQQRLKN from the coding sequence ATGACTGTCTATGAATTTGCCAAAGGTCTTATATTAGAAGCAGGAATTAATGTTAGAAAAATAATGAAAGAAGATATAAAAGTAGAAACTAAATCTAATCCTAATGATTTAGTGACAAATGTCGATAAAGCTACAGAAAAATATCTTTTTGATAATATAACGGAAACTTATCCTAATCATTTAGTGATTGGAGAAGAAGGACACGGACATGACTTAAAAGATGAAACAGGTGTAGTTTGGGTCATCGATCCAATAGATGGTACGTTAAATTTTGTACATCAAAAAGAAAATTTTGCAATATCTATTGGTATTTATAATAACGGGAATCCATATGCTGGATTTGTTTACGATGTTATGAATGATGTGTTGTATCATGCTAAAACTGGTGAAGGTGCGTATGAAAATGGTACATTGTTACCTAAAATCGTGAGTACGCCATTAAAGACAAGTATTATTGGAATTAATCCAAATTGGCTTACAAAGCCGAAATTAGGAGAAGTGTTCAAACCTATAGTAGAGGAAGCTAGGAGTGCACGAGCATATGGCTCTGCAGCGTTAGAGATTATACATGTCGCAACAGGCAAATTGGGCGGTTATGTAACCCCCAGATTACAACCTTGGGATTTCGCAGGTGGTTTGATTATTTTAAATGAAGTAGGGGGACTTGGTACAAATTTAATGGGAGATACATTATCAATTTATGAACCAAATTCAATTGTTATGGCCAATGCACAGTTACACTCTGAATTAATCGAACATCATTTTCAAAAAAATAACGAAATTATTGAGTTATTACAGCAGCGATTAAAAAACTAG
- a CDS encoding DUF5325 family protein, which yields MQQKKSKSIFWVLAIVAIVFLLLFSFSIAATNVPFMILTFILFIATFGYGFTLKKKYRENDWL from the coding sequence ATGCAACAAAAAAAATCCAAATCAATTTTCTGGGTACTCGCTATAGTAGCTATTGTCTTTTTGCTATTATTCAGCTTTAGTATAGCTGCTACAAATGTTCCATTCATGATTTTAACATTTATATTATTCATTGCAACATTTGGTTACGGTTTCACATTAAAAAAGAAATATCGTGAAAATGATTGGCTGTAA
- the typA gene encoding translational GTPase TypA, producing MTKLREDVRNIAIIAHVDHGKTTLVDELLKQSGIFRENEHVDERAMDSNDIERERGITILAKNTAVNYKDNRINILDTPGHADFGGEVERIMKMVDGVVLVVDAYEGTMPQTRFVLKKALEQNLKPVVVVNKIDKPEARPEGVVDEVLDLFIELEANDEQLDFPVVYASAVNGTASLDPEKQDENMQSLYETIIDYVPAPVDNRDEPLQFQTALLDYSDYLGRIGVGRVFRGTMRVGDNVSLIKLDGTVKNFRVTKIFGYFGLKREEVNEAHAGDLIAVSGMEDINVGETVTPIDNRDALPVLRIDEPTLEMTFRVNNSPFAGREGDYVTSRQIQERLDQQLETDVSLKVTETDSPDKWIVAGRGELHLSILIENMRREGFELQVSKPQVILREIDGVKCEPFERVQCEVPQEYTGAVIESLGQRKGEMLDMVTTDNGLTRIIFMVPARGLIGYTTEFMSQTRGYGIINHTFEEFKPRVKGRIGGRRNGALVSLDTGKASSYALMGLEDRGINFMEPGTEVYEGMVVGEHNRENDLTVNVTKEKNQTNVRSSNKDQTVTMKRPRTLTLEEALQFINDDELVEATPENIRIRKTVLEKNAREKEAKRIKQLMQEDE from the coding sequence ATGACTAAATTAAGAGAAGATGTGCGTAATATAGCAATCATCGCTCACGTTGACCATGGTAAAACGACACTTGTAGATGAATTATTAAAACAATCAGGAATTTTCCGTGAGAATGAGCATGTAGATGAAAGAGCAATGGATTCAAATGATATCGAAAGAGAACGTGGTATTACAATCCTTGCTAAAAATACAGCAGTGAATTATAAAGATAATCGTATTAATATTTTAGATACACCAGGTCACGCCGATTTCGGTGGAGAAGTTGAGCGTATCATGAAAATGGTTGATGGCGTTGTCTTAGTAGTTGACGCATATGAAGGCACAATGCCACAAACTCGTTTCGTATTGAAAAAAGCTTTAGAACAAAACTTAAAACCAGTAGTTGTAGTTAATAAAATCGATAAACCTGAAGCTAGACCTGAAGGTGTAGTTGATGAAGTATTAGACTTGTTTATCGAATTAGAAGCAAATGATGAGCAATTAGATTTCCCAGTAGTCTATGCTTCAGCTGTTAATGGTACAGCAAGCTTAGATCCAGAGAAACAAGACGAAAACATGCAATCATTATACGAAACGATTATTGATTATGTTCCGGCTCCTGTTGATAATAGAGATGAGCCATTACAATTCCAAACGGCGTTACTAGATTATAGTGATTATTTAGGTCGTATTGGTGTTGGACGTGTGTTCAGAGGAACAATGCGTGTAGGTGATAATGTTTCACTAATTAAATTAGATGGTACAGTTAAAAATTTCCGTGTAACTAAGATATTTGGTTACTTTGGTTTGAAACGTGAAGAAGTTAATGAAGCACATGCAGGCGACTTAATTGCTGTATCAGGTATGGAAGACATCAATGTTGGTGAAACTGTTACACCAATAGATAATAGAGATGCTTTACCTGTATTAAGAATTGACGAACCAACATTAGAAATGACTTTCAGAGTAAATAATTCTCCATTCGCTGGTCGTGAAGGTGATTATGTAACATCTCGTCAAATTCAAGAACGTTTAGATCAACAATTAGAAACAGATGTGTCATTAAAAGTTACAGAAACTGATTCACCAGATAAATGGATTGTTGCCGGCCGTGGTGAATTACACTTATCTATTTTAATTGAAAATATGAGACGTGAAGGTTTCGAATTACAAGTTTCTAAACCACAAGTTATTTTAAGAGAAATTGACGGCGTGAAATGTGAACCATTTGAACGTGTACAATGTGAAGTGCCACAAGAATACACAGGTGCTGTTATTGAATCATTAGGCCAACGTAAAGGTGAAATGTTAGATATGGTAACTACAGATAATGGCTTAACACGTATTATCTTCATGGTACCAGCACGTGGATTAATTGGTTATACTACTGAATTTATGTCTCAAACACGTGGATATGGTATTATAAACCACACATTTGAAGAATTTAAACCTCGTGTTAAAGGTCGTATTGGCGGTAGAAGAAATGGTGCATTAGTATCATTAGACACGGGTAAAGCAAGTTCGTATGCACTTATGGGCTTAGAAGACCGTGGTATTAACTTCATGGAACCAGGTACTGAAGTTTATGAAGGCATGGTTGTTGGTGAACATAATCGTGAAAATGACTTAACAGTCAATGTTACGAAAGAGAAAAACCAAACTAACGTACGTTCTTCTAACAAAGACCAAACAGTAACTATGAAACGTCCTAGAACTTTAACTCTTGAAGAAGCTTTACAATTTATTAATGACGACGAACTTGTAGAAGCTACACCAGAAAATATCCGTATTAGAAAAACTGTATTAGAAAAAAATGCTCGTGAAAAAGAAGCGAAACGTATTAAACAATTAATGCAAGAAGATGAATAA
- a CDS encoding DUF2197 domain-containing protein: MKKVQCIICDTEVFIDQNTLEAKRLRNDPMHTFMCDECKSRLDTPKQRNQITTYDHR; the protein is encoded by the coding sequence ATGAAAAAAGTTCAATGCATAATTTGCGATACTGAAGTATTTATAGATCAAAATACTTTAGAAGCTAAAAGATTACGCAATGATCCAATGCATACTTTTATGTGTGATGAATGTAAAAGTAGACTTGATACACCTAAACAACGTAATCAAATAACTACTTATGATCACCGTTAA
- a CDS encoding YlaN family protein, which produces MVKNQNISNVAYDQLNKDADRILQLIKVQMDNLTLPQCPLYEEVLDTQMFGLQKEVDFAVQLGLVDKEVGKDLMLRLEKELSKLHDAFTNV; this is translated from the coding sequence TTGGTAAAAAATCAAAATATTAGTAATGTGGCATATGACCAGTTGAATAAAGATGCTGATAGGATTCTCCAACTTATTAAAGTACAAATGGATAATCTTACATTACCTCAATGCCCATTGTATGAAGAAGTACTTGATACACAGATGTTTGGATTACAAAAAGAAGTAGATTTCGCTGTACAACTTGGTTTAGTTGATAAAGAAGTGGGCAAAGATTTAATGCTTCGATTAGAAAAAGAACTTTCTAAATTGCATGATGCATTTACAAACGTTTAA
- the ftsW gene encoding cell division peptidoglycan polymerase FtsW yields the protein MNNVKQFFRYIGRNAKYIDYPLVITYLLLCLIGLVMVYSASMVAATKGSLTGGISVAGTYFYTRQLMYVIMSLIIVFFMAFFMNVKFLETSRFQKGMMLGIVILLIATLLIGSNINGSKSWINLGFMNLQASELLKIGIILYMPYMIEKKRPKVFKEPKLLTYPIVLAGICIGLVLLQRDVGQTLLIMIIFFAILFYAGIGVQKSIKYGLLIIIGIVIIGSLFLLVGLVPDYLTARFSTLTNPFSQESGTGYHISNSLIAIGNGGLLGRGLGNSIMKLGYLPEPHTDFIFSIICEELGLLGGLFVICLLFFIVYRAFELASKTNSYFYKLVCVGVASYIGSQTFVNLGGISGTIPLTGVPLPFISFGGSSMISLSIAMGLLLITAKQIKIEQAKYKKTRKNRTRISPTRHS from the coding sequence ATGAATAATGTGAAACAATTTTTTCGATATATAGGTCGGAATGCAAAGTATATTGATTATCCGTTAGTCATTACCTATTTATTACTATGTTTGATAGGTTTGGTAATGGTTTACAGCGCAAGTATGGTCGCTGCTACTAAAGGGTCATTAACTGGTGGTATATCAGTAGCTGGAACATACTTTTATACTAGACAGTTAATGTATGTAATTATGAGTTTGATTATTGTATTTTTTATGGCTTTCTTTATGAATGTCAAATTTCTTGAAACAAGCAGATTCCAAAAAGGCATGATGCTTGGCATTGTTATATTATTGATTGCGACGTTATTGATCGGTAGTAATATAAATGGTTCAAAAAGTTGGATTAATTTAGGCTTTATGAATTTACAAGCTTCCGAGTTATTAAAAATTGGCATAATTTTATATATGCCTTATATGATTGAAAAGAAACGGCCTAAAGTATTCAAAGAACCTAAATTACTAACATATCCTATCGTTTTAGCGGGTATATGTATAGGCCTTGTGTTATTGCAACGAGACGTTGGTCAAACGTTACTTATTATGATTATTTTCTTTGCAATATTATTTTATGCAGGTATTGGTGTTCAAAAATCAATCAAATACGGTCTGTTGATTATAATAGGGATTGTAATTATTGGTTCGCTTTTCTTACTAGTTGGGTTGGTTCCGGATTATTTAACAGCAAGATTCAGTACGCTAACGAATCCATTTAGTCAAGAATCTGGTACAGGATACCATATTTCAAATTCGTTGATTGCAATTGGTAATGGTGGATTACTAGGCAGAGGTTTAGGCAATAGTATTATGAAATTAGGGTATTTACCTGAGCCACATACAGATTTTATTTTTTCTATTATATGTGAAGAATTAGGTTTATTAGGTGGTTTGTTTGTTATATGTTTACTCTTTTTTATCGTTTATAGAGCTTTTGAACTCGCAAGCAAAACAAATTCTTATTTTTATAAGTTAGTTTGTGTAGGAGTAGCAAGTTATATAGGTAGTCAAACTTTTGTTAATCTAGGTGGTATTTCTGGTACGATTCCATTAACAGGTGTGCCTTTACCATTTATTAGTTTTGGCGGTTCTTCGATGATTAGTTTAAGTATAGCAATGGGCTTATTGTTAATAACAGCAAAACAAATTAAAATCGAACAAGCAAAATATAAAAAAACAAGAAAAAACAGAACAAGAATTAGTCCAACCAGACATTCTTAA